From Magnolia sinica isolate HGM2019 chromosome 13, MsV1, whole genome shotgun sequence, one genomic window encodes:
- the LOC131223826 gene encoding pentatricopeptide repeat-containing protein At1g09220, mitochondrial-like isoform X3 gives MLWLRSCRFNLRTHTSSFHIFQWVSSSKQSTDTHVSQPNQVQLLSLLRRLQTRSQLMQIHCQLITSGIHHDQMDKTMMLIWNTLLREYSQGSFPEEALQLYKQMQDLSCTFVPTDSITFSFLIKACANLVDPIKGIIDGYTRINRPTEALTLFSQMMAEGIKPTSITILSLLPAVSNLGALDIGESIHAYVEKSHCNTSDIRVSNSLIDMYGKCGSLQNAFGVFDVIAERRNVVSWTSMISALASHGMAREAINQFEEMKAADIKPNQVTFLSVLNACSHGGLVDVGMKFFTSMIEEYGILPGIKHYGCMIDMLGRAGMLDEAEKMVMDMPMKDNVIVWRTLLGACSFHGNVEMGERVMERILEMEKGYGGDYVLLSNIFARDGRFDEAERVRRSMDEKNVLKVPGISLVDGKSRI, from the exons ATGCTCTGGTTGCGGTCATGTCGCTTCAATCTAAGAACTCATACatcaagttttcatatttttcaatgGGTCTCATCTTCGAAGCAATCAACTGATACCCATGTTTCCCAGCCAAATCAAGTACAACTCCTTTCTCTGTTACGCAGACTCCAAACCAGGAGCCAGTTGATGCAGATCCATTGCCAATTGATCACAAGTGGTATACACCATGATCAAATGGATAAAACCATGATGTTAATCTGGAATACATTGCTTCGAGAGTACTCACAGGGAAGCTTCCCTGAGGAAGCCCTTCAACTGTACAAACAAATGCAAGACCTCTCCTGTACCTTCGTCCCAACAGACAGCATCACCTTCTCTTTCCTTATCAAGGCCTGTGCTAATCTGGTGGACCCCATCAAAG GAATAATTGATGGGTATACCCGCATCAACCGACCAACAGAAGCTCTCACTCTTTTCAGTCAAATGATGGCTGAAGGCATAAAACCAACGTCCATTACAATTCTCAGCCTCCTTCCTGCTGTTTCCAATTTGGGTGCCCTTGATATAGGTGAATCCATCCATGCGTATGTCGAAAAGAGCCATTGCAATACATCTGACATCCGCGTTAGCAATTCCCTCATAGACATGTACGGGAAGTGTGGGTCTTTACAGAATGCATTTGGAGTTTTTGATGTAATTGCCGAGAGAAGGAATGTGGTGTCTTGGACGTCGATGATTTCTGCACTTGCATCGCATGGAATGGCAAGAGAAGCCATCAACCAGTTTGAGGAAATGAAGGCAGCAGATATAAAACCGAACCAAGTAACTTTTCTAAGTGTTTTGAATGCTTGTAGTCATGGAGGATTGGTGGATGTCGGTATGAAGTTTTTTACAAGTATGATTGAGGAATATGGTATATTGCCAGGGATCAAGCACTACGGTTGCATGATTGATATGTTGGGTCGGGCGGGGATGTTGGATGAAGCTGAGAAGATGGTCATGGACATGCCCATGAAGGATAATGTGATTGTTTGGAGGACTCTATTGGGTGCTTGCAGTTTTCATGGGAATGTAGAGATGGGTGAGAGGGTAATGGAGAGGATATTGGAGATGGAGAAGGGATATGGTGGCGATTATGTGCTTTTGTCCAATATATTTGCGAGGGATGGTAGGTTTGATGAAGCTGAGAGAGTGAGGAGGTCTATGGATGAGAAGAATGTTTTGAAAGTTCCTGGCATTAGTTTGGTTGATGGGAAGAGTAGAATTTGA
- the LOC131223826 gene encoding pentatricopeptide repeat-containing protein At1g09220, mitochondrial-like isoform X2, translated as MLWLRSCRFNLRTHTSSFHIFQWVSSSKQSTDTHVSQPNQVQLLSLLRRLQTRSQLMQIHCQLITSGIHHDQMDKTMMLIWNTLLREYSQGSFPEEALQLYKQMQDLSCTFVPTDSITFSFLIKACANLVDPIKGIQLHGHVIKAGFEFHVYVQTALVNMYSECQFLSEAKRVFSNMHQRNSVTWNVMITGLTKWGEVDLARSLFERMSHRTVISWTGIIDGYTRINRPTEALTLFSQMMAEGIKPTSITILSLLPAVSNLGALDIGESIHAYVEKSHCNTSDIRVSNSLIDMYGKCGSLQNAFGVFDVIAERRNVVSWTSMISALASHGMAREAINQFEEMKAADIKPNQVTFLSVLNACSHGGLVDVGMKFFTSMIEEYGILPGIKHYGCMIDMLGRAGMLDEAEKMVMDMPMKDNVIVWRTLLGACSFHGNVEMGERVMERILEMEKGYGGDYVLLSNIFARDGRFDEAERVRRSMDEKNVLKVPGISLVDGKSRI; from the coding sequence ATGCTCTGGTTGCGGTCATGTCGCTTCAATCTAAGAACTCATACatcaagttttcatatttttcaatgGGTCTCATCTTCGAAGCAATCAACTGATACCCATGTTTCCCAGCCAAATCAAGTACAACTCCTTTCTCTGTTACGCAGACTCCAAACCAGGAGCCAGTTGATGCAGATCCATTGCCAATTGATCACAAGTGGTATACACCATGATCAAATGGATAAAACCATGATGTTAATCTGGAATACATTGCTTCGAGAGTACTCACAGGGAAGCTTCCCTGAGGAAGCCCTTCAACTGTACAAACAAATGCAAGACCTCTCCTGTACCTTCGTCCCAACAGACAGCATCACCTTCTCTTTCCTTATCAAGGCCTGTGCTAATCTGGTGGACCCCATCAAAGGTATTCAACTCCATGGCCATGTCATCAAGGCAGGCTTCGAATTTCATGTCTATGTGCAGACTGCTCTGGTTAACATGTATTCAGAATGTCAGTTTCTGTCTGAAGCTAAAAGAGTGTTCAGTAATATGCATCAGAGAAACTCGGTCACTTGGAATGTCATGATTACTGGTTTAACAAAATGGGGAGAGGTTGATCTCGCCAGATCGCTCTTCGAAAGAATGTCTCATAGAACTGTAATCTCTTGGACAGGAATAATTGATGGGTATACCCGCATCAACCGACCAACAGAAGCTCTCACTCTTTTCAGTCAAATGATGGCTGAAGGCATAAAACCAACGTCCATTACAATTCTCAGCCTCCTTCCTGCTGTTTCCAATTTGGGTGCCCTTGATATAGGTGAATCCATCCATGCGTATGTCGAAAAGAGCCATTGCAATACATCTGACATCCGCGTTAGCAATTCCCTCATAGACATGTACGGGAAGTGTGGGTCTTTACAGAATGCATTTGGAGTTTTTGATGTAATTGCCGAGAGAAGGAATGTGGTGTCTTGGACGTCGATGATTTCTGCACTTGCATCGCATGGAATGGCAAGAGAAGCCATCAACCAGTTTGAGGAAATGAAGGCAGCAGATATAAAACCGAACCAAGTAACTTTTCTAAGTGTTTTGAATGCTTGTAGTCATGGAGGATTGGTGGATGTCGGTATGAAGTTTTTTACAAGTATGATTGAGGAATATGGTATATTGCCAGGGATCAAGCACTACGGTTGCATGATTGATATGTTGGGTCGGGCGGGGATGTTGGATGAAGCTGAGAAGATGGTCATGGACATGCCCATGAAGGATAATGTGATTGTTTGGAGGACTCTATTGGGTGCTTGCAGTTTTCATGGGAATGTAGAGATGGGTGAGAGGGTAATGGAGAGGATATTGGAGATGGAGAAGGGATATGGTGGCGATTATGTGCTTTTGTCCAATATATTTGCGAGGGATGGTAGGTTTGATGAAGCTGAGAGAGTGAGGAGGTCTATGGATGAGAAGAATGTTTTGAAAGTTCCTGGCATTAGTTTGGTTGATGGGAAGAGTAGAATTTGA